The following nucleotide sequence is from Eubacterium sp. 1001713B170207_170306_E7.
TTGCCGGAAACTCTTGCCGGCGCGTGCATAAGCATGAACTCTCCGCCAAACACCTTGGCCAGATCCTCTACAATGTAGTTGGAATGGAGCTCCATCCGAAGATGGCCCATGCCGCCGATCAGCGGTACAAAGGTGATGTTTTTGGTCGCGTTTCCCACAACATGCCTGGCAATATATCCCAGGGTCGTCCCCATGGATACGCCCACGACATTGCCGTCCTTGACCACGCGCTCCAGATATTGGGCTGCTGCCCGGCCGATTTCATTTTTCTGATCTTCGATGTCCTTCTTGGTGTCAACGACAATGACCTCACGCAGGCCATACAGGTTTTCGATTTCTCTTTCCAGCTCCACATAGTCGGTGCCTTCCAGGTTATCGATGATGATTTTTACAATCCCCCGCTCCTTGCCATTACTGATGATTCGGGAAACTGTTGGCCTGGACAAGCCAAGCTGCGCTGAAATGACTTTCTGATTTAAATCCTGATTGTAATACATATCGCAGATCTTAACCATCAGCCGCTCGTCATCAATGACCTTTTTCATCTTTTATCCCTCCAAACCTTTGTGACTTTTACTTTTGTTTGTATCTGAAATATTGTCAATCATTGTTTAATGTCATTATATAACTTCTATAATGAATGTCAACATCAAACACGCATTATCTTAACAAAATTTTTGTATTTTTTCTAATTTTCAGTAAATTTTACGGATATTTCTTTCTGA
It contains:
- a CDS encoding sugar-binding transcriptional regulator; protein product: MKKVIDDERLMVKICDMYYNQDLNQKVISAQLGLSRPTVSRIISNGKERGIVKIIIDNLEGTDYVELEREIENLYGLREVIVVDTKKDIEDQKNEIGRAAAQYLERVVKDGNVVGVSMGTTLGYIARHVVGNATKNITFVPLIGGMGHLRMELHSNYIVEDLAKVFGGEFMLMHAPARVSGKQIKEELLKEDGISKIIRMGDKLDVALVGIGVPNSTSAIMATGYYDRVEMNKMREKHVAGDICMQFYDINGSTTPFKIDNNVVGIEIKKLRRVPHSIGVACGIEKVDAIKGAINGKYINTLVTDVESARKLIEE